The following proteins come from a genomic window of Lachnoclostridium phytofermentans ISDg:
- a CDS encoding RNA polymerase sigma factor — protein MSIEIKELYDKIYRYCYFKTNDSYVAEDLTQEAFLKYFSQNTYIDKGKTLAYLYTIANHLCIDYYKKLKLQPLDEEIQCDELFENINTKITVKNAVKSLPKDMQELLLLRYANELSMNEISKITNQSRFAIYRKINTALQCLKKMLREEDFQ, from the coding sequence TTGTCGATTGAAATCAAAGAACTGTATGACAAAATATATAGATATTGTTATTTTAAAACAAATGATAGCTATGTAGCTGAGGATCTGACACAAGAAGCTTTCCTCAAATATTTTAGTCAAAATACATATATAGATAAAGGGAAAACATTGGCTTATCTCTATACTATAGCCAATCATCTTTGCATTGATTATTACAAAAAATTAAAGCTACAACCACTTGATGAGGAAATACAGTGCGATGAATTGTTTGAGAATATTAATACCAAAATTACAGTTAAAAATGCAGTGAAAAGCTTACCGAAAGATATGCAAGAATTGCTACTATTGCGATACGCGAATGAACTATCTATGAATGAGATCAGTAAAATTACCAATCAGTCAAGATTTGCTATATATCGTAAAATTAATACGGCTTTACAATGTTTGAAAAAGATGTTAAGGGAGGAGGATTTTCAATGA
- a CDS encoding ATP-binding cassette domain-containing protein has translation MELVLDRLTKQYKNKIAVDRLSLELKPGVYGLLGANGAGKTTLMRMICGVLKPTSGEIKFNGIDVSQEEYRDILGYLPQDFGFYPEFTAIEFMCYMGSLKGLPKQRAKKKQKNC, from the coding sequence ATGGAATTAGTTTTAGACAGATTAACGAAACAATATAAAAATAAAATTGCTGTAGATAGACTTTCTCTTGAATTAAAACCAGGTGTCTATGGGCTGTTAGGAGCCAATGGGGCAGGAAAAACGACTCTTATGAGAATGATATGCGGTGTTTTAAAGCCGACTTCCGGGGAGATTAAATTTAATGGAATTGATGTAAGCCAAGAAGAGTATCGGGATATTTTAGGATATCTTCCACAGGATTTTGGGTTTTATCCAGAATTTACAGCAATTGAATTTATGTGCTATATGGGTAGTTTAAAGGGATTACCAAAGCAAAGAGCAAAAAAAAAGCAAAAGAATTGTTAG
- a CDS encoding ATP-binding cassette domain-containing protein, which translates to MVSLTEVAKKKVKTFSGGMKQRLGIAQALINNPKILVLDEPTAGLDPKERIRFRNIISKLGTNRIILLSTHIVSDIENIATTILVMKNGQLIHNGSLDKIITAIQDKVWECIVPEEQADEFAKIYPIINVRQEQEQMFLRMVSDNKPCENAINAKNSYMHGTDFCR; encoded by the coding sequence ATGGTTTCTTTAACGGAGGTCGCAAAGAAGAAAGTAAAAACTTTTTCAGGTGGTATGAAGCAACGTTTAGGAATTGCTCAAGCACTAATAAATAATCCAAAGATTCTTGTGCTAGATGAACCTACTGCAGGCCTTGATCCAAAGGAACGTATTAGGTTTCGAAATATAATTTCGAAGTTAGGAACAAATAGAATAATATTATTATCAACGCATATTGTTTCAGATATTGAGAATATAGCTACAACAATTCTAGTGATGAAAAATGGCCAACTTATTCATAATGGAAGTTTAGATAAGATAATTACAGCCATACAAGATAAAGTCTGGGAATGTATAGTACCGGAAGAGCAAGCAGATGAATTTGCAAAAATTTATCCAATTATCAATGTTAGACAAGAACAGGAACAGATGTTTTTGAGAATGGTTAGCGATAACAAACCATGTGAAAATGCAATCAATGCGAAAAATAGCTATATGCATGGCACCGATTTTTGCAGATGA
- a CDS encoding leucine-rich repeat protein, which produces MNRIKSLLTIRSILFLPIMVFIISMNTQSVKASESKNYEVKGHMLYLYQNSISSQEQEEITNIKEVYQVTISTSEAYFSSMPVWNTIKELYITQEVKEIVTNGYLSSLQAVFPNLEKIYVDENNPSYQSIDGVLYSKDGTKLISYPMKKGANAIVENGTKVINNDAFAFVSLNHIQIPEGLVCIENFAFRASTLTEISLPKSFRQLESQAFYQSELTSITVASTNPYFVSIDGILYRHDKSFIEYWPEKKQVEELNLPQGMVVLDGTKINNINTIKTLSIPKSLMSCSDMSKNQLVSIQVDESNPYLALFDGVLYSNDFSNIFVYPNQNEQTVIKIHDNIETFPMELFDTVNSTQALKLPKNLKVMEGYNYSGLLGGFRNLSVLELEKSNTYYTVKDGILYDKAMTKIIWFPINLDIKSYTIPEAVTLIDNGQLRRQNHLQKLYVHKNCQLVNYQDDSYYDYETIYDIPLGKECFELEAVIIEEGNPYFRSVDGVVFRAYGKLLLYPCAKKDKRYQIPDMVYVADFNAYNPYLEEIIFSESLRALFGVRSDVEGYYSSGEGKAFQLLPNLKRIKLNGNDYFEIKDNILYRLNSWSGDYQIYSFKTDYSSMVKEYLDSNWVMNNNPMKEVQFSVETEESKQKPENLVEGFIFSKGTTIKYQNEKVVTIQDVSLFDTFPYATIFDKVEKVIIAEGVTSLPEYIFFYFPNVKVISLPKSLKDVGNAFYFEDFYSMISTLYAGETFPYYLSNLEEVKVHPQNSYYTDINGILYNRDVTNLICYPSNKIGKTYIMPESLTSIWSSAFGVNHRLQRIEINALLQIDSFYSYGGFGSYGFLPNLTYVNVDENNLYLRAIDGVLYDKSLNTLIEYPKGKVTKIYYMPETVTKIDYRALYGVQIEELTFPRELSVNFVNQYRLEYSKIGHILDNDYTEFHVIDGVIYDQDITHLIYWPTRKKVKNLTFPSTLQVCYGSINNLDYVESITIPRDMKNFGTRMKMENLKTIYLEKGNKYFTLYDGILYNKALTTLYLMPNKSSISTIRVPANYKGSYMRNFQNEMTNVTKIIIEGSGLYFPYECLPDLKEFELAKGNKKACVVDGVLYNASKSTLIWYPQNKKTKTFTVPSSVTNFRQNTFEVHNYLESITLSDKLSLSLESDSSWFSNCKNLVEIKVSSKSPNLTTIDGVLYTKDKKTLLVYPMGKKEKEYTVLESATKVFLTQNRYLKTLNIGSNVTSIECLNKYFGLQGFTALEAIQVSKKNRYYYSNDGVVYHSDGYGDEMIFYPAAKKDGSLIVLSKILNYNNFYLLKNHKYLKNVYTNSYKFRAYGTNLIEQEEGC; this is translated from the coding sequence ATGAACAGGATAAAATCACTACTTACGATAAGGAGTATTCTTTTTCTTCCTATCATGGTATTTATTATTTCAATGAATACCCAATCAGTCAAAGCATCCGAATCTAAGAACTATGAAGTGAAAGGTCATATGTTGTATTTGTATCAAAATAGTATTTCATCACAAGAGCAGGAAGAAATAACGAATATTAAGGAAGTATATCAAGTGACAATTTCAACTTCTGAAGCTTACTTTAGTAGCATGCCAGTATGGAATACCATAAAAGAGCTATATATAACACAAGAGGTGAAAGAAATTGTTACCAATGGTTATCTCTCATCACTACAAGCGGTTTTTCCAAATTTGGAAAAGATTTATGTGGATGAGAATAATCCATCTTATCAAAGTATCGATGGGGTTTTATATAGTAAAGATGGAACAAAATTGATTTCCTATCCAATGAAAAAAGGAGCCAATGCGATCGTAGAAAATGGAACAAAAGTGATTAATAACGATGCATTTGCCTTTGTTTCTTTGAATCATATTCAGATACCGGAAGGACTCGTATGTATTGAAAACTTTGCATTTCGTGCATCGACATTAACTGAGATTTCGTTACCAAAAAGCTTTCGCCAATTAGAAAGTCAGGCATTTTATCAATCTGAATTAACATCGATTACGGTTGCATCAACAAATCCATATTTTGTTTCGATCGATGGAATTTTATATCGACATGATAAAAGTTTTATCGAGTATTGGCCTGAAAAGAAACAAGTAGAAGAGTTAAATCTACCACAGGGGATGGTGGTCTTAGATGGAACTAAGATTAACAATATCAATACAATTAAAACACTATCAATACCAAAATCCTTAATGTCTTGTTCAGATATGAGTAAAAATCAACTTGTATCCATACAGGTAGATGAGAGTAATCCATATCTGGCATTATTTGATGGGGTTCTATACTCTAACGATTTTAGTAACATTTTTGTATACCCGAATCAGAATGAACAGACTGTTATTAAGATTCATGACAATATAGAAACATTCCCAATGGAACTATTTGATACTGTAAATTCAACACAGGCTTTAAAACTTCCTAAAAATTTAAAAGTAATGGAAGGTTATAATTATAGTGGCTTATTAGGCGGTTTTCGTAATCTATCCGTGCTAGAATTAGAGAAATCGAATACTTATTATACGGTAAAAGATGGGATTCTTTATGATAAGGCTATGACTAAAATTATATGGTTCCCAATTAATTTAGATATCAAGAGTTATACAATACCGGAAGCGGTTACCTTAATTGATAACGGTCAGCTTAGAAGACAAAATCATTTGCAAAAGTTATATGTGCATAAGAACTGTCAATTGGTTAATTATCAAGATGATTCTTATTACGATTACGAGACAATATATGATATCCCTTTAGGAAAAGAATGTTTTGAGCTAGAAGCAGTGATTATTGAAGAAGGAAACCCATATTTTAGATCTGTAGATGGTGTTGTTTTTCGCGCATATGGTAAACTATTACTTTATCCATGTGCAAAAAAGGATAAAAGATATCAGATTCCAGATATGGTATATGTTGCAGACTTTAATGCGTATAATCCGTATCTTGAAGAAATTATCTTCTCTGAATCGTTACGTGCTTTGTTTGGAGTTCGTTCTGATGTGGAAGGTTATTATTCAAGTGGAGAAGGAAAAGCGTTTCAGCTGTTACCTAATTTAAAACGTATTAAATTGAATGGAAATGATTATTTTGAAATAAAGGATAATATACTTTATCGATTAAATAGTTGGTCTGGTGATTATCAAATTTATTCGTTTAAAACGGATTATAGTTCAATGGTAAAAGAATATTTAGATTCTAATTGGGTTATGAATAACAACCCTATGAAAGAGGTACAATTTTCTGTTGAAACAGAAGAATCGAAACAAAAGCCAGAAAATTTGGTGGAGGGCTTTATTTTTTCTAAAGGCACTACAATAAAGTATCAGAATGAAAAAGTGGTTACCATTCAAGATGTGTCTTTATTTGATACATTTCCTTATGCTACAATCTTTGATAAGGTTGAAAAAGTAATCATAGCAGAGGGCGTTACTTCTTTACCAGAGTATATCTTTTTCTATTTTCCGAATGTGAAAGTGATATCTTTGCCAAAAAGTCTAAAGGATGTTGGAAATGCATTTTATTTTGAAGATTTTTATTCAATGATAAGTACTTTATATGCAGGAGAAACGTTTCCCTATTATTTATCAAACTTAGAAGAAGTCAAAGTGCACCCACAGAATTCTTATTATACAGATATTAATGGAATTCTTTATAATCGTGATGTCACTAACTTAATTTGTTATCCAAGTAACAAAATTGGGAAGACATATATTATGCCAGAATCATTAACGAGCATATGGTCATCTGCATTTGGTGTAAATCACAGATTACAACGAATTGAAATCAATGCTTTACTTCAAATCGATTCTTTTTATTCATATGGTGGGTTTGGTTCCTATGGATTTTTACCAAATTTAACATATGTTAATGTGGATGAGAATAATCTATATTTGCGTGCTATAGATGGCGTTTTATATGACAAATCTTTGAATACATTAATAGAATATCCCAAAGGGAAAGTTACGAAAATTTATTATATGCCTGAAACAGTTACAAAGATAGATTACAGAGCATTATACGGAGTACAAATTGAAGAACTAACGTTTCCACGTGAACTTTCAGTTAATTTCGTAAATCAGTATCGCTTAGAATATAGTAAGATTGGTCACATTTTAGATAATGATTACACAGAGTTTCATGTTATAGATGGGGTGATATATGATCAAGATATCACACACTTGATCTATTGGCCAACTAGGAAGAAGGTAAAGAATCTAACATTTCCTAGTACGTTACAAGTTTGTTATGGTAGTATCAATAATCTAGATTATGTTGAATCAATTACAATACCTAGAGATATGAAAAACTTTGGAACTAGAATGAAGATGGAAAATCTTAAAACAATTTATTTAGAAAAAGGAAACAAATATTTTACTTTGTATGATGGGATTTTGTATAATAAAGCACTCACTACTTTATATTTAATGCCAAATAAAAGTTCGATATCAACGATTCGTGTACCAGCTAATTATAAAGGCAGCTATATGAGGAATTTTCAAAATGAAATGACTAATGTAACGAAGATTATAATAGAAGGAAGTGGATTGTATTTTCCGTATGAATGTTTACCGGATTTAAAAGAATTTGAACTTGCTAAGGGAAATAAAAAAGCGTGTGTTGTGGACGGCGTATTATATAATGCTTCAAAATCAACGTTAATATGGTATCCTCAGAATAAGAAGACTAAAACATTTACGGTACCTTCCTCAGTTACAAACTTTAGACAGAACACATTTGAAGTACATAATTATCTAGAATCGATCACATTATCAGATAAATTGTCGCTAAGCCTAGAATCTGATTCTAGTTGGTTTTCTAATTGCAAGAATTTAGTAGAGATAAAGGTATCTTCTAAAAGTCCTAATTTAACAACGATTGATGGTGTTTTATATACAAAGGACAAAAAGACGTTACTCGTATATCCAATGGGAAAAAAAGAGAAAGAATATACTGTACTTGAAAGCGCTACGAAAGTATTTTTGACTCAAAATAGATATCTAAAGACATTGAATATTGGAAGTAATGTTACAAGTATCGAATGTTTAAATAAATATTTTGGTCTACAAGGTTTCACTGCATTAGAAGCAATTCAGGTATCTAAAAAAAATCGTTACTATTATAGTAACGACGGCGTTGTATATCATAGCGATGGATATGGAGATGAAATGATTTTCTATCCGGCAGCAAAGAAGGATGGATCTTTAATTGTACTTTCAAAAATATTGAATTATAATAATTTCTATTTGTTAAAAAATCATAAGTATTTAAAAAATGTCTATACCAATAGTTACAAATTTAGAGCTTATGGAACGAATTTGATAGAACAAGAAGAAGGATGTTAG
- a CDS encoding RNA polymerase sigma factor, whose product MEDSKIVDLYWERSEAAINETANKYSRYCHSISYNILHNNADAEECVNDTYFRAWNAIPPNRPNCFAVFLGKITRNLSLDKYKKYTAGKRGLGQTELALSELDECVPSVSNIEQCISEKELVEILNSFLESLPKQKRIMFIQRYWYLMPIKAIAEFSNESESQVKSTLFRTRNALKTILEKEGITI is encoded by the coding sequence TTGGAAGATAGCAAAATCGTTGACTTGTATTGGGAACGCTCCGAAGCTGCTATAAATGAAACAGCGAATAAGTATTCCCGGTATTGTCATTCTATCTCGTATAATATTTTACATAATAATGCGGACGCTGAGGAATGTGTTAACGATACATACTTCCGCGCATGGAATGCCATACCGCCAAATCGCCCAAACTGTTTTGCAGTCTTTTTGGGTAAGATAACGCGCAATCTTTCTCTAGATAAGTATAAAAAATATACTGCTGGGAAACGCGGTCTTGGGCAGACAGAACTTGCTCTCTCCGAATTAGACGAGTGTGTTCCATCTGTATCAAATATTGAACAATGCATAAGCGAAAAAGAATTAGTAGAAATTCTAAATTCATTTCTCGAAAGCTTACCAAAACAAAAGCGTATTATGTTTATTCAACGGTATTGGTACCTAATGCCTATCAAAGCAATCGCAGAATTCTCAAACGAGAGCGAGAGTCAGGTAAAATCCACTCTATTCCGCACAAGAAATGCACTAAAAACCATTCTGGAGAAAGAAGGTATCACAATATGA
- a CDS encoding VOC family protein → MISTLGQVMVCVNNQDEAVKFWTEKVGFIVISEEDNGEGMRWIEIAPQKNSLYM, encoded by the coding sequence ATGATTAGCACATTAGGTCAAGTTATGGTTTGTGTAAATAATCAAGATGAAGCAGTAAAATTTTGGACGGAGAAGGTAGGCTTTATTGTAATATCTGAAGAAGATAATGGCGAAGGAATGAGGTGGATTGAGATCGCACCACAAAAGAATTCGCTTTATATGTAA
- a CDS encoding GNAT family N-acetyltransferase has product MDLRFEKGTLQDVDELERLYDDLNDFLACHTNYPGWKKNIYPNRDTAVEGIEEGNLFVARTEGKIVGTVILRHRPESAYALVNWHTDLDYSEIFVIYTLAVHPEYLNKHVGKQIMDFVITYAEQMQMKALRLDVYQKNIPAIRLYESCDFQYIDTVDLGLSEYGLDLFKLYQRIL; this is encoded by the coding sequence ATGGACTTAAGATTTGAAAAGGGTACACTGCAAGATGTGGATGAATTGGAAAGGCTTTATGATGACTTAAATGACTTTTTGGCTTGCCATACAAACTATCCAGGCTGGAAAAAGAATATTTACCCAAACCGAGATACTGCAGTTGAGGGAATTGAAGAAGGTAACTTATTTGTAGCGCGAACAGAAGGAAAGATTGTGGGTACCGTGATTCTTCGGCATCGACCGGAATCGGCCTATGCTCTGGTAAATTGGCATACGGATTTGGATTATAGTGAAATTTTTGTTATTTATACACTTGCTGTTCATCCAGAATATTTAAACAAACATGTTGGAAAGCAGATAATGGATTTTGTCATTACTTATGCTGAGCAAATGCAAATGAAAGCTCTTCGGTTGGATGTCTACCAAAAAAACATTCCGGCTATAAGACTTTATGAAAGCTGTGACTTTCAATATATTGATACCGTAGACTTAGGGTTAAGTGAATATGGATTAGATTTATTTAAGCTTTATCAACGTATATTGTGA
- a CDS encoding PF20097 family protein, whose amino-acid sequence MKCPYCNNVMELGKLKIEGSTGLFYLPLNEKYGMFPTEKRIEKKGGIFLDGPYLTRFNSTNISCEACKICKKIIISY is encoded by the coding sequence ATGAAGTGTCCATATTGCAACAATGTAATGGAATTAGGAAAACTAAAAATAGAAGGTAGCACTGGATTATTTTACTTACCTTTGAACGAAAAATATGGAATGTTTCCCACTGAAAAAAGAATAGAAAAAAAAGGTGGGATTTTTTTGGACGGACCCTACTTGACACGATTCAATTCTACCAATATTTCCTGCGAAGCATGTAAAATATGCAAGAAAATAATTATATCTTATTAA
- a CDS encoding GNAT family N-acetyltransferase — translation MENRLHLYTPKLSELWYRKQILSDPDTMSYNKGYELNFAGYNNHTGCIDFPKSQWEGWYNWFINNEPDRFYAYIVRNDGEFIGEVNLHKSKQGDWYDMGVVIENKYRCNGYATEAIKLLLKQAFDIFGVNAVHNDFEINRKSAAQAHLSAGFIEYKEEKGVIKLVITREHYYHTK, via the coding sequence ATGGAAAATAGATTGCATTTATACACTCCTAAACTTTCTGAATTATGGTATCGCAAACAGATATTGAGCGACCCTGATACTATGAGCTATAACAAGGGGTACGAACTTAATTTTGCAGGCTATAATAATCATACTGGTTGTATTGATTTTCCCAAAAGCCAATGGGAAGGTTGGTATAATTGGTTCATAAATAATGAACCAGACCGTTTTTATGCATATATAGTACGTAATGACGGTGAATTTATTGGTGAAGTAAATTTACATAAGAGCAAACAGGGCGATTGGTATGATATGGGTGTCGTTATAGAAAACAAATATCGTTGCAATGGGTATGCAACTGAAGCAATTAAACTTTTATTAAAACAGGCTTTCGATATTTTTGGAGTTAATGCCGTTCATAATGATTTTGAGATTAATCGGAAATCAGCCGCACAAGCACATTTGTCTGCAGGATTTATTGAATACAAAGAGGAAAAAGGAGTTATTAAACTTGTAATCACGAGAGAGCATTATTACCATACAAAATAA
- a CDS encoding DUF3788 domain-containing protein — protein sequence MYERMLDKAYQPTFDEFTVYCGNTREMFLNLDRFLTGELRSDKLLRFPYGNKYGWGYKYSIKSKHICDVFAEKDAFTVMIKLDNKRFESIYNDLLQYTREFIDYKYPCGDGGWIHYRVLSKEHMEDIKLILNKKVKPF from the coding sequence ATGTACGAGAGGATGCTTGATAAGGCATATCAGCCAACATTTGATGAATTTACAGTATATTGTGGGAACACAAGAGAGATGTTTTTAAATCTGGATCGCTTTTTGACAGGGGAATTAAGATCTGATAAGCTGTTAAGGTTTCCATACGGCAATAAATATGGCTGGGGCTATAAATACTCTATAAAGAGTAAGCACATTTGCGATGTATTTGCCGAAAAGGATGCTTTCACGGTTATGATTAAATTGGATAACAAGCGATTTGAAAGTATTTATAATGACTTGCTCCAATATACGAGGGAGTTCATTGATTATAAATATCCTTGTGGTGATGGCGGATGGATTCATTATCGCGTTTTGTCCAAAGAGCATATGGAAGATATAAAATTAATCTTGAATAAAAAGGTTAAGCCTTTCTGA
- a CDS encoding helix-turn-helix transcriptional regulator encodes MKNLKLKSARVAMDLSQQQLADLVGVSRQTISLIEKGDYNPTINLCIAICKVLHKTLDELFWN; translated from the coding sequence GTGAAGAATTTAAAGTTAAAATCGGCTCGAGTCGCTATGGACCTTTCACAACAGCAGCTGGCTGATTTGGTAGGGGTATCAAGGCAGACAATCTCTTTGATTGAAAAAGGAGATTATAATCCAACCATTAATCTATGTATTGCAATATGTAAAGTATTGCATAAGACGCTAGATGAATTGTTTTGGAATTAG
- a CDS encoding TIM barrel protein, whose translation MINLVNYDSELERFTDKEDLIQFYSKYEIDGIELQKVQELQEKYLHPDMIIGMHLSFYNTWVDFYKGDMDKVLNEYGTMEVVEQIYGGTDKSAILKAYKEQLEFADRIGAKYVVFHICDVSVEETFTGRFIHSDEEVIDASCSLINELLDGKSYQFDFLMENLWWPGLNYKNPLMAKRLIDGVNYTKKGLMLDTGHLMNTNQELKTPKDALQYIRKVMKEHSSIKEYIKGIHLHQSLSGENAKRMRSSKIELKQDYWERMYQLYEYIFSLDEHKPFVCEGVKEFIEEINPKYLTYELITRNREEHETYLKQISTIYD comes from the coding sequence ATGATTAATTTGGTTAATTACGATTCAGAACTTGAGCGCTTTACTGATAAAGAAGATCTAATTCAGTTTTATTCCAAGTATGAGATAGATGGGATTGAATTACAAAAAGTACAGGAATTACAGGAAAAATATTTGCATCCGGATATGATTATTGGAATGCATCTTTCGTTTTATAATACGTGGGTGGATTTTTACAAAGGTGACATGGATAAGGTTTTAAATGAATATGGAACCATGGAAGTAGTGGAACAAATCTATGGTGGTACAGACAAATCTGCCATACTTAAAGCATATAAAGAACAATTAGAGTTCGCGGACCGCATTGGTGCTAAGTATGTTGTATTTCATATTTGTGATGTATCGGTTGAAGAAACTTTTACTGGCAGATTTATTCATTCAGATGAGGAGGTTATTGATGCTTCCTGTTCATTAATAAATGAGCTATTGGATGGGAAGTCTTATCAGTTTGACTTCTTAATGGAGAATCTTTGGTGGCCAGGTTTAAATTATAAGAATCCGTTAATGGCAAAACGTCTAATTGATGGGGTGAATTATACTAAAAAAGGACTTATGCTTGATACTGGACATCTTATGAATACGAATCAAGAGTTAAAGACACCAAAGGATGCTTTACAATATATTAGAAAAGTTATGAAAGAACACAGTTCGATTAAGGAATATATTAAAGGGATTCATCTACACCAGTCTTTGTCAGGGGAAAATGCAAAAAGAATGCGTAGTAGCAAAATTGAGCTGAAACAGGACTATTGGGAGCGTATGTATCAGTTATATGAATATATCTTTAGTCTGGACGAACACAAACCTTTTGTCTGTGAAGGTGTGAAAGAGTTCATAGAGGAAATAAATCCAAAATATCTCACATATGAACTCATTACCCGCAATCGTGAAGAGCATGAAACTTATTTAAAACAAATAAGCACCATATATGATTGA